In the genome of Pseudomonas putida, one region contains:
- a CDS encoding L-cystine transporter has protein sequence MNLPLSLNLLTFLVLLLGLSQTRRTDWSLARKVLLGLVLGVLFGLVLHTLYGAGHPVLKATIAWLELVGNGYVGLLQMIVMPLIFASILSAVARLHNASSLGRISVLSIGTLLLTTAIAALIGITLTNLFGLSADGLVAGAQETARLQTIHSDYAGKVADLNIPQLLLSFIPTNPVGDLARARPTSIISVVIFAVFLGLAALQLIKEDAEKGNRALAAIDTLQAWVMRLVRLVMKLTPYGVLALMAKVVASSNLEDILKLGSFVAVSYLGLGLMFVVHGVILAATGVNPLRFLRKVWPVLTFAFTSRSSAASIPLNIEAQTRRLGVPQSIASFSASFGTTIGQNGCAGLYPAMLAVMVAPAVGIDTFDPLWIATLVAIVTLSSAGVAGVGGGATFAALIVLPAMGLPVELVALLISVEPLIDMGRTALNVNGSMTAGVVTSQLLKQTDQQVLADDAHAELSHS, from the coding sequence ATGAACCTGCCGCTGTCACTCAATCTGCTGACCTTCCTGGTCTTGCTGCTGGGCCTTTCGCAAACCCGCCGTACCGACTGGAGCCTGGCCAGGAAGGTCCTGCTGGGTCTGGTTCTGGGCGTGTTGTTCGGCCTGGTCTTGCATACGCTCTATGGCGCGGGCCACCCAGTGCTCAAGGCGACGATCGCCTGGCTCGAGCTGGTCGGCAATGGTTATGTGGGCCTGCTGCAGATGATCGTCATGCCGCTGATCTTCGCGTCGATCCTCAGCGCCGTGGCCCGCCTGCACAATGCCTCCTCCCTAGGCCGGATCAGCGTGCTGAGCATCGGCACCCTGCTGCTGACCACCGCCATCGCTGCGCTGATCGGCATCACCCTGACCAACCTATTTGGCCTGAGCGCCGACGGCCTGGTGGCCGGCGCCCAGGAGACCGCACGCCTGCAAACTATCCACAGCGACTATGCGGGCAAGGTCGCCGACCTCAACATCCCACAACTGCTGCTGTCGTTCATCCCCACCAACCCGGTGGGTGACCTGGCGCGGGCCAGGCCGACCTCGATCATCAGTGTGGTGATCTTCGCGGTGTTCCTGGGCCTGGCCGCGTTGCAACTGATCAAAGAGGATGCCGAGAAGGGCAACCGCGCCCTGGCCGCCATCGATACCCTGCAAGCCTGGGTGATGCGCCTGGTGCGCCTGGTGATGAAGCTCACCCCCTATGGCGTACTGGCGCTGATGGCCAAGGTAGTGGCCAGTTCCAACCTCGAGGACATCCTCAAGCTGGGCAGCTTCGTGGCGGTGTCGTACCTCGGCCTTGGGCTGATGTTCGTGGTGCACGGCGTGATCCTGGCGGCGACCGGCGTCAACCCGCTGCGCTTCCTGCGCAAGGTCTGGCCCGTGCTGACCTTTGCCTTCACCAGCCGCTCGAGCGCAGCGAGCATCCCCCTGAACATCGAGGCGCAGACCCGCCGCTTGGGCGTGCCGCAGTCCATTGCCAGTTTCAGCGCCTCGTTCGGCACCACCATCGGCCAGAACGGTTGTGCCGGCCTGTATCCGGCCATGCTGGCGGTGATGGTGGCCCCGGCGGTGGGCATCGATACCTTCGACCCACTGTGGATCGCCACCTTGGTGGCCATCGTGACCCTCAGCTCGGCGGGCGTGGCAGGCGTGGGCGGCGGCGCGACCTTCGCGGCGCTGATCGTGCTGCCGGCCATGGGCCTGCCGGTGGAACTGGTGGCGTTGCTGATTTCAGTGGAGCCGCTGATCGACATGGGCCGCACCGCATTGAACGTGAACGGCTCGATGACCGCGGGCGTGGTGACCAGCCAGTTGCTCAAGCAGACCGACCAGCAGGTGCTGGCCGATGATGCGCATGCCGAGCTGAGCCATTCCTAG
- a CDS encoding dihydrofolate reductase, with protein sequence MNTSLPLSLIAALAENRVIGIDNTMPWHLPGDFKYFKATTLGKPIIMGRKTWDSLGRPLPGRLNIVVSRQPGLQLQGAEVFASLEQGLLRAEQWAREQGVDELMLIGGAQLYGQALEKGLVSRMYLTRVELSPEGDAWFPEFDRARWSLVSSEPQVEEGKPAYHFEVWDKV encoded by the coding sequence ATGAATACATCACTCCCCCTCAGCCTGATCGCGGCGCTCGCCGAGAACCGTGTGATCGGCATCGACAACACCATGCCCTGGCACCTGCCGGGGGATTTCAAGTACTTCAAGGCCACGACCCTGGGCAAGCCCATCATCATGGGTCGCAAGACCTGGGATTCGTTGGGTCGCCCCTTGCCTGGGCGCCTGAACATCGTGGTCAGCCGCCAGCCAGGCCTGCAATTGCAGGGCGCCGAGGTGTTCGCCTCGCTGGAGCAAGGGTTGCTGCGCGCCGAGCAGTGGGCGCGGGAACAGGGTGTCGACGAGCTGATGCTGATCGGCGGGGCGCAGCTCTATGGGCAGGCGCTGGAGAAGGGGTTGGTCAGCCGCATGTACCTGACCCGTGTGGAGCTGTCGCCGGAGGGGGATGCGTGGTTCCCTGAGTTCGACAGGGCCCGCTGGAGCCTGGTGTCGAGCGAGCCGCAGGTTGAGGAAGGCAAGCCTGCGTATCACTTCGAGGTGTGGGACAAGGTTTGA
- a CDS encoding DUF2868 domain-containing protein, which translates to MEELVTAPTLFDKRWLTEAVRLREEQAGPLEDQEANRRARQQGGDLAARIETRALWLAERDGMAQALRHWKQGARLALLALMVLAVLSGAGLGLAALGDGQRPVNVFWALGSLLGLNLLMLLGWAAGLLLAGEHGAGLGRLWLWLSERLARDAQAAHLAPALLVMLQRQRLNRWLLGALVHGLWLLAMLAALGMLLALLATRRYGFVWETTLLAAEPFIHLTQALGALPSLLGFSVPDEALIRASGDTLPALDLARQAWASWLLGVVLVYGLLPRLLLALLCLWRWRQGRERLDLDLNLPGYSHLREVLMPSSERLGVQDAAPHSLPQFQAGQMDVQEGGALLVGLELDDQRPWPPSLPKQVANAGVLDSRESRNKLLEQLSRFPPARLAIACDPRRSPDRGSLALLAELARNAGATRIWLLQALPGEPLDAERLGDWHDALDRLGLPHADTSPLTWLEHGHD; encoded by the coding sequence ATGGAAGAGCTCGTGACTGCACCCACCCTATTCGACAAACGCTGGCTCACCGAAGCGGTGCGCCTGCGCGAGGAACAGGCCGGCCCCCTGGAGGACCAGGAAGCCAATCGCCGCGCCCGGCAACAAGGCGGTGACCTGGCGGCGCGCATCGAAACGCGCGCCCTCTGGCTGGCCGAACGCGACGGCATGGCCCAGGCCCTGCGCCATTGGAAACAGGGTGCGCGCCTGGCCTTGCTGGCCCTGATGGTACTGGCCGTTCTCAGTGGCGCCGGCCTAGGCCTGGCGGCCCTGGGTGACGGTCAGCGCCCGGTGAATGTGTTCTGGGCCCTGGGCAGCCTGCTCGGGCTGAACCTTCTGATGCTGCTGGGCTGGGCCGCCGGCCTGTTGCTGGCGGGCGAGCATGGCGCCGGCCTTGGCCGTTTGTGGCTCTGGCTCAGCGAACGCCTGGCCCGCGATGCCCAGGCCGCACACCTGGCCCCGGCCCTGCTGGTGATGCTGCAACGCCAACGGCTGAACCGCTGGCTGCTCGGCGCGCTGGTGCATGGCCTGTGGCTGCTGGCGATGCTCGCCGCACTGGGCATGCTCCTGGCGTTGCTGGCTACCCGTCGCTACGGCTTCGTCTGGGAAACCACCCTGCTCGCCGCCGAACCGTTCATCCACCTGACCCAGGCCCTCGGCGCACTGCCCTCGCTGCTGGGCTTCTCCGTGCCCGACGAAGCCCTGATCCGCGCCAGCGGCGACACCCTGCCCGCGCTCGACCTGGCCCGCCAGGCCTGGGCCAGCTGGCTGCTCGGCGTGGTGCTGGTGTACGGATTGCTGCCGCGCCTGCTGCTGGCCTTGCTGTGCCTGTGGCGCTGGCGCCAGGGCCGCGAACGCCTGGACCTGGACCTGAACCTGCCCGGATACAGCCACCTGCGCGAGGTATTGATGCCCAGCAGCGAACGCCTCGGCGTGCAGGACGCAGCTCCCCACTCCCTGCCGCAGTTTCAGGCCGGCCAAATGGATGTCCAGGAGGGCGGCGCCCTGCTGGTGGGTCTGGAGCTGGATGACCAGCGTCCCTGGCCACCCAGCCTGCCCAAGCAGGTGGCCAACGCAGGTGTGCTGGACAGCCGCGAGTCGCGTAACAAGCTGCTGGAGCAACTGAGCCGCTTCCCGCCGGCGCGCCTGGCCATCGCCTGCGACCCCCGTCGCTCACCTGATCGCGGCAGCCTCGCCCTGCTCGCGGAGTTGGCCCGCAATGCAGGGGCGACGCGCATCTGGCTGCTTCAGGCCCTGCCGGGCGAGCCGCTGGATGCCGAGCGCCTGGGCGACTGGCATGACGCCCTGGACCGCCTCGGCCTGCCCCACGCCGACACCTCACCCCTGACCTGGTTGGAGCACGGCCATGACTGA
- a CDS encoding GTPase/DUF3482 domain-containing protein, producing MTEPLKLAVVGHTNVGKTSLLRTLTRDVSFGEVSHRPSTTRHVEGARLSVDGEPLLELYDTPGLEDAIALLDYLERLERPGERLDGPARLERFLQGSEARQRFEQEAKVLRQLLASDAGLYVIDAREPVLAKYRDELEVLASCGKPLLPVLNFVASQQHREPQWREALARLGLHALVRFDSVAPPEDGERRLYESLALLLEDARPALQRLVEDQQAQRKARRQSAKRLIAELLLDCAACRRSVDAEPAAEAQAIEALRHEVRQREQRCVEALLKLYAFRRDDAHAGDLPLLDGRWGDDLFNPETLKLLGVRLGSGVAAGAAAGAGVDLLVGGLTLGAAALAGAIAGGALQTARNYGSRLMGKLKGQRELTVDDTVLRLLALRQQQLMTALDSRGHAAQDSIRLGELDEKAWREGKLPEALKRARAHPQWSTLNPGARVNQAERQAQLDALVNEL from the coding sequence ATGACTGAGCCCCTGAAGCTGGCCGTGGTCGGTCATACCAATGTCGGCAAGACCTCCCTGCTGCGCACCTTGACCCGTGACGTCAGCTTCGGCGAAGTCTCCCACCGCCCCAGCACCACCCGTCACGTGGAGGGCGCACGCCTGTCGGTGGACGGCGAGCCGCTGCTGGAGCTGTACGACACGCCCGGCCTGGAAGATGCCATCGCCCTACTCGACTATCTGGAGCGCCTGGAGCGCCCCGGCGAACGCCTCGACGGCCCGGCACGGCTGGAGCGGTTTCTCCAAGGCAGCGAGGCGCGCCAGCGTTTCGAGCAGGAAGCCAAGGTCCTGCGCCAACTGCTGGCGAGCGATGCTGGGCTCTATGTGATCGATGCCCGCGAGCCGGTGCTGGCCAAGTACCGCGACGAGTTGGAGGTGCTGGCCAGTTGCGGCAAGCCCTTGCTGCCCGTGCTGAACTTCGTCGCCAGCCAGCAGCATCGCGAGCCCCAGTGGCGCGAAGCCCTGGCCCGCCTGGGCCTGCACGCTCTGGTGCGTTTCGACAGCGTGGCACCGCCCGAGGATGGCGAGCGCCGTCTGTACGAGAGCCTGGCCTTGCTGCTCGAAGACGCCCGCCCCGCCCTGCAACGCCTGGTCGAGGACCAGCAGGCCCAGCGCAAGGCACGCCGGCAAAGCGCCAAGCGCCTGATCGCCGAGCTGCTGCTTGACTGCGCCGCCTGCCGACGCAGTGTCGACGCGGAGCCGGCCGCCGAAGCCCAGGCCATCGAAGCCCTGCGTCACGAGGTGCGCCAACGTGAGCAACGTTGTGTCGAAGCGCTGCTCAAGCTCTATGCCTTCCGTCGCGACGACGCCCATGCCGGCGACCTGCCCTTGCTCGACGGGCGCTGGGGGGATGACCTGTTCAACCCAGAGACCCTGAAGCTGCTCGGCGTGCGCCTGGGCAGCGGCGTGGCGGCCGGTGCTGCCGCAGGTGCTGGTGTGGACCTGCTGGTGGGCGGCCTGACCCTGGGCGCCGCCGCCCTGGCCGGGGCCATTGCCGGCGGCGCGCTGCAAACGGCACGCAACTATGGCTCGCGCTTGATGGGCAAGCTCAAGGGCCAGCGCGAGTTGACCGTGGACGACACGGTGCTGCGCCTGCTGGCGCTGCGCCAACAGCAGCTGATGACGGCGCTGGACAGTCGCGGGCATGCCGCGCAAGACAGCATCCGCCTCGGTGAGCTGGATGAAAAAGCCTGGCGTGAGGGCAAGCTGCCCGAGGCCCTCAAGCGCGCCCGGGCGCACCCGCAGTGGTCGACGCTCAACCCAGGAGCGCGGGTCAACCAGGCCGAGCGACAGGCGCAACTCGACGCCCTGGTGAACGAGCTGTAG
- a CDS encoding phosphonate degradation HD-domain oxygenase, which yields MPNPQQIIHTTFALYERHGADDYIGEAITQIEHMSQAAQLAMAEGFDDEVVLAAFFHDIGHLCGEGEGDMGGYGVVSHERIGAEYLRRCGFGERMARLVQYHVEAKRYLTLRQPGYYERLSEASRRTLEYQGGVMNDAEADAFERDPLFKVSLRMREWDEMAKEVGVPVIDLALLKEKAQALL from the coding sequence ATGCCCAACCCTCAACAGATCATCCACACCACCTTCGCCCTTTACGAGCGCCACGGCGCCGACGACTACATCGGCGAGGCGATTACCCAGATCGAGCACATGTCCCAGGCCGCCCAACTGGCCATGGCCGAGGGCTTCGACGATGAAGTGGTGCTGGCCGCGTTTTTCCACGACATCGGCCATCTGTGCGGCGAGGGCGAAGGCGACATGGGCGGCTATGGGGTGGTCAGCCACGAACGTATCGGGGCCGAGTACCTGCGTCGCTGCGGTTTCGGCGAGCGCATGGCGCGGCTGGTGCAGTACCACGTCGAGGCCAAGCGCTACCTGACCTTGCGCCAGCCGGGCTACTACGAGCGGCTGAGCGAGGCGAGCCGGCGGACCCTGGAGTATCAAGGCGGGGTGATGAACGATGCCGAGGCCGATGCCTTCGAGCGGGACCCGTTGTTCAAGGTCAGCCTGCGTATGCGTGAGTGGGACGAGATGGCCAAGGAGGTCGGGGTGCCGGTGATCGACCTGGCGCTGCTCAAGGAAAAGGCCCAGGCATTGCTCTGA
- a CDS encoding putative 2-aminoethylphosphonate ABC transporter substrate-binding protein, translating to MFKPLALVAAVSAVFSLQASAAATQLTVYTALEAEQLKSYKQAFEKANPDIEIKWVRDSTGIITAKLLAEKDRPQADAVWGLAASSLAILDQNGMLEAYAPKDLGKISANYRDAANPPAWVGMDVWAATICFNTIEAEKQGLSKPVSWQDLTKPEYKGKIVMPNPASSGTGFLDVSAWLQTFGEPQGWAYMDALHQNIGQYVHSGSKPCKLAAAGEFPIGISFEYPAVQLKRQGAPLDIVLPKEGLGWEIEATAVIKGSPKADAAKRLADFSASPAAMELYKENFAVLAAPGIAKPQTELPADYEQRLIKNDFAWASKNRDEILSEWRKRYDGKSEKVAQQ from the coding sequence ATGTTCAAGCCCCTCGCACTTGTCGCTGCCGTATCCGCCGTGTTCAGCCTGCAGGCTTCGGCCGCCGCGACTCAACTGACGGTGTACACCGCCCTGGAAGCCGAGCAGCTCAAGAGCTACAAACAGGCCTTCGAGAAGGCCAACCCGGACATCGAGATCAAGTGGGTGCGTGACTCCACCGGCATCATCACTGCCAAGCTGCTGGCCGAAAAAGACCGCCCACAAGCGGACGCGGTGTGGGGCCTGGCCGCCTCCAGCCTGGCCATTCTCGACCAGAACGGCATGCTCGAAGCCTATGCGCCAAAGGACCTGGGCAAGATCTCCGCCAACTACCGCGATGCCGCCAACCCGCCGGCTTGGGTCGGCATGGACGTATGGGCCGCGACCATCTGCTTCAACACCATCGAGGCCGAGAAGCAGGGGCTGAGCAAGCCGGTGAGCTGGCAGGACCTGACCAAGCCTGAATACAAGGGCAAGATCGTCATGCCGAACCCGGCTTCGTCCGGCACCGGCTTCCTGGATGTCAGTGCCTGGCTGCAGACCTTCGGCGAGCCTCAGGGCTGGGCCTACATGGACGCGTTGCACCAGAACATCGGACAGTACGTCCACTCCGGCTCAAAGCCGTGCAAGCTGGCGGCGGCCGGTGAGTTCCCGATCGGCATCTCCTTCGAGTACCCGGCCGTGCAGCTCAAGCGCCAGGGCGCGCCACTGGACATCGTCCTGCCCAAGGAAGGCCTGGGCTGGGAAATCGAAGCCACCGCCGTCATCAAGGGTTCGCCGAAGGCCGATGCCGCCAAGCGCCTGGCCGACTTCTCGGCAAGCCCAGCGGCCATGGAGCTGTACAAGGAGAACTTCGCCGTGCTCGCCGCCCCTGGCATCGCCAAGCCGCAAACCGAACTGCCGGCGGACTACGAGCAGCGCCTGATCAAGAACGACTTCGCCTGGGCCTCGAAGAACCGTGACGAGATCCTGAGCGAATGGCGCAAGCGCTATGACGGTAAGTCGGAGAAAGTCGCACAGCAGTAA
- a CDS encoding putative 2-aminoethylphosphonate ABC transporter permease subunit: MAAPMSVAIPQSKAAPRSGVALGDRLFVVGGKSLLLVLLILAVLMPLLAIFWRGFSGEAGQGGGLIAARELFASANFHWLLGNSLKVAFSVAAIVVPLAYLFAYALQRTLIPAKGLWRGISLLPLLAPSMLPAIALVYLFGNQGLLRGLLTDNVYGFWGIVLGEAIYTFPHALMILLSALSLADARLFDAASSMGAGPWRAFRSITWPGTRQAVFAAFCLVFTLTITDFGVPVVVGGDYQVLALEAYKAVVGQQQFGRGALIGMVLLVPALLSFTVDAWLRRRQGDAMSGRAQVFQPQPSRRRDACFLAIVLLICAVLLLVVGMAVYSSLVKFWPYNLSLSFKHYMFDDTAGGGWLAYRNSVTMALATALIGSFVIFTGAYLMEKTQGQRLLNQSLRLLSFIPMAVPGLVLGLGYVFFFNLNGNPLHVFYGGMALLVVCTIAHYLTTAQMTATTALRQLDGEFEAAALSLKAPLYKHFVRVTVPICLPALLDIIRYLFVSAMTTVSAAIFLYSPDTILAAVAVLNMDDAGNVGGAAAMSTLILLTSATASLLLAGASRGLLRRSQAWRQRAPGH; encoded by the coding sequence ATGGCCGCGCCCATGTCCGTCGCGATCCCCCAGAGCAAGGCCGCGCCACGCAGTGGTGTCGCCCTGGGCGATCGACTCTTCGTGGTCGGCGGCAAGAGCCTGCTGCTGGTCCTGCTCATCCTCGCCGTGCTGATGCCGCTGCTGGCGATCTTCTGGCGTGGCTTCAGTGGCGAAGCCGGTCAGGGTGGCGGCCTGATCGCGGCCCGCGAACTGTTCGCCAGTGCGAATTTCCACTGGTTGCTGGGTAACAGTCTCAAGGTGGCGTTCAGTGTGGCAGCGATCGTCGTGCCGTTGGCCTATCTGTTTGCCTATGCCCTGCAACGGACGCTGATTCCCGCCAAGGGGCTGTGGCGGGGTATCTCCCTGCTGCCGCTGCTGGCACCCTCGATGCTGCCGGCGATCGCGCTGGTCTACCTGTTCGGCAACCAGGGCCTGCTGCGCGGGCTGCTGACCGACAACGTCTATGGCTTCTGGGGCATCGTGCTGGGCGAGGCGATCTACACCTTCCCCCATGCACTGATGATCCTGCTGTCGGCCTTGTCGCTGGCGGATGCGCGTCTGTTCGACGCTGCATCGAGCATGGGGGCAGGGCCCTGGCGCGCGTTTCGCAGCATCACCTGGCCGGGTACGCGCCAGGCGGTGTTTGCCGCGTTCTGCCTGGTCTTCACCCTGACCATCACCGACTTCGGCGTGCCGGTCGTGGTGGGTGGCGACTATCAAGTACTGGCGCTGGAAGCCTACAAGGCGGTGGTCGGCCAGCAGCAGTTCGGGCGGGGGGCGTTGATCGGCATGGTGCTGCTGGTGCCGGCGTTGCTGAGCTTTACCGTCGATGCCTGGCTGCGCCGACGCCAGGGGGATGCCATGAGCGGCCGTGCCCAGGTGTTCCAGCCCCAGCCGTCGCGCCGTCGTGATGCGTGCTTCCTGGCGATCGTGCTGCTGATCTGCGCAGTGCTGCTGCTGGTCGTCGGCATGGCGGTGTACTCCTCCCTGGTCAAGTTCTGGCCGTACAACCTGTCGCTGTCGTTCAAGCACTATATGTTCGACGACACCGCCGGTGGCGGCTGGCTGGCCTACCGCAACAGCGTGACCATGGCGCTGGCCACGGCGCTGATCGGCAGCTTCGTGATCTTCACCGGGGCCTACCTGATGGAGAAGACCCAGGGTCAGCGCCTGCTCAACCAGTCCCTGCGCCTGTTGAGTTTCATCCCCATGGCGGTGCCGGGGTTGGTCCTGGGATTGGGCTACGTGTTCTTCTTCAACCTCAATGGCAACCCGCTGCATGTGTTCTACGGCGGCATGGCGCTGCTGGTGGTGTGCACCATCGCCCATTACCTGACCACCGCGCAAATGACCGCCACCACCGCCCTGCGCCAGCTCGACGGTGAGTTCGAAGCTGCTGCGCTGTCGCTCAAGGCGCCGCTGTACAAGCACTTCGTGCGGGTCACCGTACCGATCTGCCTGCCGGCGCTGCTGGACATCATTCGCTACCTGTTCGTCTCGGCGATGACCACTGTGTCGGCGGCGATCTTCCTGTACAGCCCAGACACCATCCTCGCTGCCGTCGCTGTGCTGAACATGGACGACGCCGGCAATGTGGGCGGCGCCGCCGCCATGTCGACCCTGATCCTGCTGACCAGCGCGACCGCTTCGCTGCTGCTGGCCGGTGCTTCCCGCGGCTTGCTGCGCCGCTCCCAGGCCTGGCGCCAACGCGCGCCTGGCCATTGA
- a CDS encoding putative 2-aminoethylphosphonate ABC transporter ATP-binding protein has translation MNNAIPTPGAQMKVRNIHKRFGAFTALNDVSLDIAAGELVCLLGPSGCGKTTLLRCIAGLERQDRGELYIGERDISVLPPQARDYGILFQSYALFPNLTVEANIAYGLTGSSREQARHRVAEMLQLVGLSGSEKKYPGQLSGGQQQRVALARALAPSPSLLLLDEPMSALDARVREHLCTELRQLQRQLGITTLMVTHNQDEAMLMADRIAVMNNGQVEQYATPQEIYDQPATPFVAEFVGQGNWLPFQRSGDSHAQVGGMSMRLAPGTMHSGSGRLFCRPEAITVNPVVHEENLFPAMVQEITFLGNRCRMSFELKALPGHSLLAELAPEAMPRLGSQDIWVALPPRSLQVFA, from the coding sequence ATGAACAACGCCATCCCCACCCCGGGCGCACAAATGAAAGTGCGCAATATCCACAAGCGTTTCGGCGCCTTCACGGCGCTCAACGATGTCTCCCTGGACATTGCCGCCGGTGAGCTGGTCTGTCTGCTCGGCCCATCGGGTTGTGGCAAGACCACCCTGCTGCGCTGCATCGCTGGCCTGGAGCGCCAGGACCGGGGCGAGCTGTACATCGGCGAGCGCGACATCTCTGTCTTGCCGCCCCAGGCCCGTGACTACGGCATTTTGTTCCAGTCCTATGCGCTGTTCCCCAACCTCACCGTCGAAGCCAACATCGCCTATGGCCTGACCGGCAGCAGTCGCGAGCAGGCCCGCCATCGCGTGGCCGAAATGCTCCAACTGGTCGGGCTTTCCGGCAGCGAGAAGAAGTACCCCGGCCAGCTGTCCGGCGGCCAGCAGCAGCGTGTGGCCCTGGCCCGTGCCCTGGCGCCGTCGCCTTCGCTGCTGTTGCTCGATGAGCCCATGTCGGCCCTCGATGCGCGTGTTCGTGAGCACCTGTGCACCGAGTTGCGCCAACTGCAGCGCCAGTTGGGCATCACCACCCTGATGGTGACCCACAACCAGGACGAAGCCATGTTGATGGCCGACCGCATCGCCGTGATGAACAACGGCCAGGTTGAGCAGTACGCCACCCCGCAGGAAATCTACGACCAGCCCGCTACCCCATTCGTGGCCGAGTTCGTCGGCCAGGGCAACTGGCTGCCGTTCCAGCGCAGCGGTGACAGCCATGCCCAGGTAGGGGGGATGAGCATGCGTCTGGCCCCTGGGACGATGCATAGCGGCAGCGGCCGGCTGTTCTGCCGTCCGGAGGCGATCACCGTCAATCCGGTGGTGCATGAGGAGAATCTGTTCCCGGCCATGGTCCAGGAGATCACCTTCCTGGGTAACCGCTGCCGCATGAGTTTCGAACTCAAGGCCCTGCCAGGCCATTCACTGCTGGCGGAGCTGGCACCGGAGGCCATGCCGCGCCTGGGCTCCCAGGATATCTGGGTGGCCTTGCCGCCGCGCAGCCTGCAGGTCTTTGCCTGA
- a CDS encoding LysR family transcriptional regulator encodes MLSAELKAFYMVARLGSITLAAKKLGLSQPTVTTQIRNLESQYAVELFYRGGRRLVLSEEGARLLPMVKALLQQEADIEFELRNSGQAQGGLRIAATAPYYILDLVKIFRERLPQVELTVEIGNSQQVLEMLEDYRVDIAASSQLVEDNRLVRRVLGSDPLVVAVHRNHPLAHREAVSIDALAGHCLLMREPGSTTRKLTERMLEEAGVNGGALLEIGSRESIREAVLRNIGISIIARHEVPHNPELRVLTLENAPVMHEYLYCLKERRQARLPAAFLGVAQEVAGSQF; translated from the coding sequence ATGCTGAGCGCCGAGCTCAAAGCCTTCTACATGGTGGCCCGCCTGGGCAGTATCACCTTGGCCGCGAAGAAGCTCGGGCTCAGCCAGCCCACGGTGACCACGCAGATCCGTAACCTGGAGAGCCAGTACGCGGTGGAGCTGTTCTACCGGGGCGGTCGGCGCCTGGTGCTGAGCGAGGAGGGTGCGCGGCTGTTGCCGATGGTCAAGGCGCTGCTGCAACAGGAAGCCGACATCGAGTTCGAACTGCGCAACAGTGGCCAGGCCCAGGGCGGTTTGCGCATTGCCGCCACCGCGCCCTATTACATCCTCGATCTGGTGAAGATCTTCCGCGAGCGCCTGCCCCAGGTGGAGCTGACTGTGGAGATCGGCAACTCCCAGCAGGTGCTTGAGATGCTCGAGGACTACCGGGTGGATATCGCCGCCTCGTCGCAATTGGTGGAGGACAACCGCCTGGTGCGTCGCGTGCTGGGTAGCGACCCGCTGGTGGTGGCAGTGCACCGCAATCACCCGCTGGCCCACCGCGAGGCCGTGTCCATCGACGCACTGGCCGGGCATTGCCTGCTGATGCGCGAACCCGGTTCGACCACGCGCAAGCTGACCGAGCGCATGCTCGAGGAGGCCGGGGTCAACGGTGGGGCGCTGCTGGAGATCGGCAGCCGTGAATCGATCCGCGAGGCGGTGCTGCGCAACATCGGCATCAGCATCATTGCCCGCCATGAAGTACCGCATAACCCTGAGCTGCGGGTGCTGACGCTGGAAAACGCACCGGTGATGCACGAGTACCTGTACTGCCTCAAGGAGCGGCGCCAGGCCAGGTTGCCGGCGGCCTTCCTCGGTGTGGCGCAAGAGGTGGCGGGGTCGCAATTCTAG